A DNA window from Carnobacterium funditum DSM 5970 contains the following coding sequences:
- a CDS encoding PTS mannitol transporter subunit IICB, translating into MGSYLSGMVMPNIGAFIAWGIITALFIEDGWLPNADLATMVGPMLTYLLPLLIAYTGGSTVYGQRGAVVGSVATLGVIVGSEVPMFIGAMALGPLGAYCIKKFDDMFKDKIKAGLEMLVNNFSSGIIGFLLAIAAFYGVGPFVTILTQAMGNGVAWIVDAGFLPLANVFIEPAKILFLNNAINHGILTPLGIEQAAEAGKSILFLLEANPGPGLGLLLAYSLFGKGAAKASAPGAILIQFIGGIHEIYFPYVLMKPILFLSVIAGGVAGTLTNVIMNSGLVAAASPGSIIAILALVPKGGYLGVILGVLVAAAVSFLVAMIILKSDKSTDEEALEVKQKEMKEMKAESKGSSVVSSSTNNPSPKLDGVNQVQEVEVKRIIFACDAGMGSSAMGASILRKKVKDAGLDISVTNSAINNLKDEEGLLVITQEELTTRAKQKTPQAVQVSVSNFLNSPKYDEIINNLKKNKE; encoded by the coding sequence ATGGGTAGCTATTTAAGTGGAATGGTTATGCCAAATATTGGAGCATTTATTGCTTGGGGAATTATAACAGCTCTATTTATTGAGGATGGGTGGTTACCTAATGCAGATTTAGCGACAATGGTTGGACCAATGTTAACCTATCTATTACCATTATTGATTGCCTATACAGGTGGTAGCACTGTTTATGGACAACGTGGTGCAGTTGTAGGTTCTGTTGCAACACTAGGTGTTATTGTTGGTTCAGAAGTACCAATGTTTATCGGAGCAATGGCGTTAGGTCCATTAGGAGCTTATTGTATCAAAAAATTTGACGATATGTTTAAAGACAAAATAAAAGCTGGACTTGAAATGTTGGTTAACAACTTCTCAAGTGGAATTATCGGGTTTTTATTAGCAATTGCTGCTTTCTATGGAGTAGGACCATTCGTAACAATACTTACACAAGCAATGGGAAATGGTGTGGCATGGATTGTTGATGCAGGATTCTTACCTTTAGCGAACGTATTCATTGAACCAGCTAAAATATTATTCCTGAATAATGCAATTAACCACGGGATTTTAACTCCACTAGGTATTGAACAAGCTGCAGAAGCAGGAAAATCTATTCTCTTCTTGTTAGAAGCTAACCCAGGACCTGGTTTAGGACTACTATTAGCTTATTCATTATTTGGAAAAGGCGCTGCTAAAGCATCTGCACCTGGTGCTATATTAATTCAATTTATCGGTGGGATACATGAAATATATTTCCCATATGTTTTAATGAAACCAATTCTATTTTTATCAGTTATTGCTGGTGGGGTAGCAGGAACATTAACGAACGTAATTATGAATTCAGGGTTAGTTGCCGCAGCTTCTCCTGGTTCAATCATTGCAATTTTAGCATTAGTACCTAAAGGTGGCTATTTAGGAGTTATCTTAGGGGTTTTAGTTGCAGCAGCTGTTTCATTCTTAGTGGCAATGATTATTTTAAAATCAGATAAATCTACAGATGAAGAAGCTCTTGAAGTAAAACAAAAAGAAATGAAAGAAATGAAAGCTGAGTCAAAAGGCTCAAGCGTAGTTTCATCTTCAACAAACAATCCAAGCCCTAAATTAGATGGTGTAAATCAAGTACAAGAAGTCGAAGTTAAAAGAATAATTTTTGCTTGTGACGCTGGTATGGGATCTAGTGCAATGGGAGCATCGATCTTAAGGAAAAAAGTGAAAGACGCAGGTTTAGATATTTCAGTCACGAATTCTGCTATCAATAATTTAAAAGATGAAGAGGGGTTATTGGTTATTACACAAGAAGAATTAACCACACGTGCAAAACAAAAGACACCTCAAGCTGTACAAGTATCAGTAAGCAATTTTTTAAATAGTCCTAAATATGATGAGATAATTAATAATTTAAAAAAGAATAAAGAATAA